A single genomic interval of Synechococcus sp. UW179A harbors:
- a CDS encoding photosystem I reaction center subunit II PsaD codes for MTSTPLTGQLPQYIGSTGGLLNSALTEEKYAITWSSKTDQVFELPTGGAAVMNTGENIMYFARKEQCLALGTQLRTKFKPRIEDYKIYRIYPGGDTEFLHPKDGVFPEKVNEGRAMVGHNPRRIGQNTNPAKIKFSGRDTFDT; via the coding sequence ATGACATCAACTCCTTTAACAGGACAGCTTCCCCAGTACATCGGAAGCACAGGTGGTCTGCTCAATTCCGCCTTAACAGAAGAGAAATACGCAATCACCTGGAGCAGCAAAACAGATCAGGTCTTCGAGCTGCCAACCGGCGGTGCTGCTGTGATGAACACCGGCGAAAACATCATGTATTTCGCACGCAAGGAACAATGCCTGGCACTGGGTACCCAGTTGCGTACCAAATTCAAGCCCCGGATCGAGGACTACAAGATCTACCGGATCTACCCCGGTGGCGACACTGAGTTCCTCCATCCCAAGGACGGTGTCTTCCCCGAGAAAGTCAATGAGGGGCGCGCCATGGTGGGTCACAACCCACGCCGCATCGGCCAAAACACCAATCCTGCCAAGATTAAATTCAGTGGTCGCGACACGTTCGACACCTGA
- the larE gene encoding ATP-dependent sacrificial sulfur transferase LarE, producing the protein MAFETLRLLESLSVEDELRLKSLREWILGCDRVFVAYSGGVDSTLVAAIAQEQLGDCACAITGVSPSLAPHLLAEARQQAHWLGIRHREVETRELDDPAYSSNPTDRCYACKRELHSHLAPIAEAAEGARVLDGVNLDDLGDHRPGLQAASEAGVGSPLADLQIDKSCVRRLSKALGFPWWDKPAQPCLASRFPYGEAISHDRLKQVGRAEAWLIERGFSRVRVRSQGLSARIEVPQERLAELLAPELRDSLVRVMLELGFTSVSLDLEGLVSGKLNRVIPG; encoded by the coding sequence GTGGCTTTCGAGACTTTGCGCCTGCTGGAATCTTTGTCGGTGGAGGACGAGCTTCGTCTGAAGAGCCTTCGAGAATGGATCCTGGGCTGTGATCGCGTGTTCGTGGCCTACTCCGGTGGGGTTGATAGCACCTTGGTGGCTGCCATCGCCCAGGAACAGCTTGGCGACTGCGCGTGTGCCATTACTGGCGTGTCGCCTTCGCTTGCTCCTCATCTACTTGCTGAAGCGCGTCAGCAGGCGCACTGGCTGGGAATCCGGCACCGTGAAGTGGAAACCAGGGAGCTCGACGACCCCGCCTACAGCAGCAACCCCACGGATCGTTGCTATGCCTGCAAACGGGAGCTGCACAGCCATCTCGCTCCCATTGCTGAGGCTGCTGAAGGTGCGAGGGTCCTCGATGGTGTGAATCTCGATGACCTCGGCGATCATCGGCCTGGCCTTCAGGCGGCTAGTGAAGCAGGGGTGGGCTCTCCACTGGCGGATCTGCAGATCGACAAGTCCTGCGTGAGACGACTGTCCAAGGCGCTGGGATTTCCCTGGTGGGATAAGCCTGCTCAGCCATGTTTGGCCTCACGGTTTCCCTATGGAGAAGCCATCAGCCATGACCGCCTGAAACAGGTTGGTCGTGCGGAAGCTTGGTTGATCGAACGGGGCTTCTCTCGTGTGAGAGTTCGATCCCAGGGCCTGTCGGCCAGAATTGAGGTTCCTCAGGAGCGGCTTGCCGAACTACTTGCTCCTGAGCTCAGAGACTCATTGGTTCGAGTCATGCTCGAACTTGGCTTCACCAGTGTGAGCCTCGATTTGGAAGGGTTGGTGAGTGGAAAACTCAACCGGGTCATACCCGGTTGA
- the ppc gene encoding phosphoenolpyruvate carboxylase, producing the protein MSSSPAMIPASDQPRAAVQESSGNGHLLQQRLALVEDLWQTVLRSECPAEQAERLLRMKQLSNPALPEPTAASSDSVVLLIRDMDLSEAIAAARAFSLYFQLVNILEQRIEEDSYLESIVRSEELVEQIDPFTPPLATQTEPATFSELFERLRRLNVPPAQLETLLQELDIRLVFTAHPTEIVRHTVRHKQRRVASLLQQLETASEASPREADSIRLQLEEEIRLWWRTDELHQFKPSVLDEVDYALHYFQQVLFDAMPQLRRRLTNALSNSYPDVQLPPPSFCTFGSWVGSDRDGNPSVTTDITWRTACYQRQLMLDRYISAVQSLRDQLSISMQWSQVSASLLESLEMDRFRFPEVYEERATRYRLEPYRLKMSFMLERLRLTKLRNDQLADAGWRAPAESPQPFTPESQPSEALHYGSVAEFRSDLELIRTSLVSTDLSCEPLDTLLTQVHIYGFSLAGLDIRQESTRHSDALDELSRYLNPDHAYGDLNEQERVHWLLQELQTRRPLIPPAVDWSANTAETVDVFRMLHRLQDEFGSRICRTYVISMSHSVSDLLEVLLLAKEAGLVDPSSGHADLLVVPLFETVEDLQRAPDVMGELFHTTLYRNLLPRVGSQGLPLQELMLGYSDSNKDSGFLSSNWEIHKAQIALQDLAASNGVVLRLFHGRGGSVGRGGGPAYQAILAQPSGTLQGRIKITEQGEVLASKYSLPELALYNLETVTTAVVQNSLVTNQLDATPSWNELMARLAKCSRRHYRALVHDNPDLVAFFEQVTPIEEISKLQISSRPARRKSGARDLSSLRAIPWVFGWTQSRFLLPSWFGVGTALSEELQADPEQMTLLRTLHQRWPFFRMLISKVEMTLSKVDLDLARHYVTSLGSSSHRDAFERIYTTIADEYTLTRGLVLEITRQERLLDADPALQLSVNLRNRTIVPLGFLQVALLKRLRDQNRQPPMSEFPSDGDGRTYSRSELLRGALLTINGIAAGMRNTG; encoded by the coding sequence ATGTCCTCCTCCCCCGCAATGATTCCTGCGAGCGATCAGCCCAGGGCTGCGGTGCAGGAATCATCCGGAAATGGCCATCTGCTGCAGCAGCGCCTGGCTTTGGTAGAGGATCTTTGGCAGACCGTGCTGCGCAGCGAATGCCCCGCCGAACAGGCTGAACGCCTGCTGCGCATGAAGCAGCTCAGTAATCCGGCATTACCCGAACCCACTGCCGCTAGCTCGGATTCCGTGGTCTTGCTGATCAGAGACATGGACCTGTCGGAAGCCATCGCAGCCGCCAGAGCCTTCTCTCTGTATTTCCAGCTTGTCAACATCCTCGAGCAGCGCATTGAGGAGGACAGCTATCTCGAAAGCATCGTCCGCTCAGAGGAACTGGTTGAGCAGATCGATCCCTTCACTCCACCGCTGGCAACCCAAACAGAACCCGCCACATTCAGTGAATTATTTGAGCGCCTGCGCCGACTAAACGTGCCTCCCGCGCAGCTGGAGACTCTGCTTCAAGAACTTGACATCCGACTGGTCTTCACAGCCCATCCCACGGAAATTGTGCGTCACACGGTGAGGCACAAACAGCGGCGCGTTGCCAGCCTCTTGCAACAACTGGAAACGGCATCAGAAGCCAGTCCACGTGAGGCGGACAGCATCCGTCTTCAGCTTGAAGAGGAAATCCGCCTTTGGTGGCGCACGGATGAATTACACCAATTCAAACCATCTGTACTCGATGAGGTCGATTACGCCCTGCACTATTTCCAGCAGGTTCTGTTCGACGCGATGCCGCAGCTGCGTCGCCGCCTGACTAACGCACTCTCCAACAGTTATCCCGATGTGCAGCTGCCACCACCATCGTTTTGCACCTTCGGCTCCTGGGTCGGGTCTGATCGCGACGGAAATCCCTCTGTCACCACAGACATCACCTGGCGGACAGCCTGTTATCAGCGTCAGTTGATGCTGGACCGGTACATCAGTGCCGTCCAGAGCCTGCGCGACCAGCTCAGCATCTCGATGCAATGGAGTCAGGTGAGTGCTTCCCTGCTGGAATCACTGGAAATGGATCGATTCCGCTTCCCGGAGGTCTACGAGGAGCGAGCCACCCGCTATCGCCTCGAGCCCTACCGGCTGAAGATGAGCTTCATGCTTGAACGGTTACGTCTCACAAAGCTGAGAAACGATCAGCTGGCGGATGCCGGATGGCGGGCTCCGGCTGAGAGTCCCCAGCCGTTTACCCCTGAGAGTCAACCAAGCGAAGCCCTGCATTACGGGTCTGTGGCGGAATTCCGCAGTGATCTTGAGCTGATCCGAACAAGCCTGGTCAGCACTGATCTCAGCTGCGAGCCCCTCGACACCCTGCTTACTCAGGTCCACATCTATGGCTTCTCGCTTGCGGGTCTCGATATTCGTCAGGAGAGCACACGTCACAGTGACGCACTGGATGAACTCAGCCGATATCTCAATCCAGATCACGCCTATGGAGATCTGAATGAGCAGGAACGCGTGCACTGGTTGCTGCAAGAACTGCAGACACGCCGCCCACTGATTCCTCCTGCCGTGGATTGGTCAGCCAATACAGCGGAAACGGTGGATGTGTTCCGAATGCTGCATCGGCTTCAGGACGAGTTCGGCAGCCGAATCTGTCGCACCTATGTGATTTCCATGAGTCACAGCGTTTCCGACCTGCTGGAGGTGCTGCTCCTGGCCAAGGAAGCCGGCCTCGTGGATCCCTCCTCCGGCCATGCCGATCTGCTGGTGGTTCCTCTGTTCGAAACGGTGGAAGATCTGCAACGCGCCCCCGACGTGATGGGAGAGCTGTTCCATACAACGCTCTACAGAAACCTCCTGCCTCGCGTCGGCAGCCAGGGGCTGCCTCTCCAGGAACTGATGCTCGGTTACTCCGACAGCAACAAGGATTCAGGCTTCCTGTCCAGCAACTGGGAAATTCACAAGGCCCAGATTGCACTGCAGGATCTGGCGGCAAGCAATGGAGTTGTGCTTCGTTTGTTCCATGGCCGTGGAGGTTCCGTCGGCAGAGGCGGTGGCCCTGCGTACCAGGCAATCCTGGCCCAACCGAGCGGCACGCTCCAAGGACGCATCAAGATCACCGAGCAGGGCGAAGTGCTGGCTTCCAAGTACAGCCTGCCTGAGCTAGCTCTCTACAACCTGGAAACGGTCACCACGGCAGTGGTCCAGAACAGCCTTGTGACCAATCAGCTGGACGCCACCCCGAGCTGGAACGAGCTGATGGCTCGACTAGCGAAATGCTCACGCCGCCACTACAGGGCCCTGGTGCATGACAATCCCGACCTGGTGGCCTTCTTCGAGCAGGTAACTCCGATTGAAGAAATCAGCAAACTGCAGATCTCCAGCCGTCCGGCACGGCGCAAATCCGGAGCCAGGGATCTGTCCAGCCTTCGTGCGATCCCCTGGGTATTCGGCTGGACCCAAAGCCGATTCCTGCTCCCCAGCTGGTTCGGGGTGGGTACAGCTCTCAGCGAAGAACTCCAAGCCGACCCAGAGCAGATGACGTTGCTGCGCACCCTTCACCAGCGCTGGCCTTTCTTCCGGATGCTGATTTCCAAAGTGGAGATGACACTCTCCAAAGTCGATCTCGATCTGGCCCGTCACTACGTGACCAGCCTTGGCAGTTCAAGCCATCGCGATGCCTTTGAGCGGATCTACACAACGATCGCTGATGAATACACACTCACCCGCGGCCTGGTTCTGGAGATCACCAGACAGGAAAGGCTGCTGGATGCAGACCCTGCACTGCAGCTTTCGGTGAACCTGCGTAACCGCACGATCGTCCCACTGGGTTTCTTGCAAGTTGCGCTGCTCAAACGTCTGCGTGATCAGAACCGTCAGCCCCCCATGAGCGAGTTTCCGAGCGATGGCGACGGTCGGACCTACAGCCGCAGCGAGCTTCTGCGCGGAGCCCTGCTCACCATCAACGGCATCGCCGCCGGCATGCGTAACACCGGTTGA
- the recF gene encoding DNA replication/repair protein RecF — MQEFRNHCNLQLVIDAPRLLVIGSNGVGKSNLLESVELLGSLRSHRSSQDADLIHWDASRALLRATCVDEDLVELELRRRGGRQARRNGKVLQRQMDLIGPLRCVGFSALDLHLVRGEPALRRQWLDRVVLQLEPVYSDLIGRYNRLLRQRSQFWRRGGLGTSLERNVLLDSFDTQMALVCTRIHRRRRRALARLEPLAAAWQQRLSQGHEQLELRYTPGSMLEGEEAEEAWRLSIEEQLQRQRPEEERLGSCRVGPHRDEIDLMLNGTAARRFGSAGQQRTVVLALKLAELELVGELCGHPPLLLLDDVLAELDPSRQLTLLEAVGDSHQCLVSATHLDAFEGQWRQHSQILNADHLRNGMRKS, encoded by the coding sequence CTGCAGGAGTTCCGCAACCACTGCAATCTGCAGCTGGTAATTGATGCGCCCCGTCTACTGGTGATCGGCAGCAACGGTGTCGGTAAATCCAACCTGCTCGAATCGGTAGAACTGCTGGGCAGCCTTCGCTCCCATCGATCCAGCCAGGATGCGGATCTAATTCACTGGGATGCCTCCCGCGCTCTGCTCAGAGCCACCTGCGTTGACGAGGATCTGGTGGAGCTCGAACTGCGTCGCAGAGGAGGACGACAGGCACGACGCAACGGCAAGGTGCTGCAGCGTCAAATGGATCTGATCGGGCCCCTGCGCTGCGTGGGGTTCAGTGCGCTCGATCTGCATTTAGTGCGTGGCGAGCCAGCACTGAGGCGTCAGTGGCTCGATCGGGTCGTGTTGCAGCTCGAACCTGTCTATAGCGACCTCATTGGTCGCTACAACCGACTATTGCGACAACGCAGTCAATTTTGGAGACGGGGTGGCCTCGGCACGTCGCTGGAACGGAACGTGCTGCTGGACAGCTTCGACACCCAGATGGCACTGGTGTGCACACGCATTCATCGCCGCCGCCGCCGTGCATTGGCACGACTGGAGCCCCTCGCCGCCGCCTGGCAGCAACGTCTCAGCCAGGGCCATGAACAACTGGAACTGCGCTACACGCCTGGAAGCATGTTGGAAGGGGAGGAGGCCGAGGAAGCCTGGAGGCTATCAATCGAGGAGCAATTACAACGTCAGCGACCGGAAGAGGAAAGACTCGGTAGCTGCAGGGTGGGACCCCATCGCGACGAAATCGACCTGATGCTCAATGGCACTGCAGCTCGCCGCTTCGGCTCTGCTGGTCAGCAGCGCACCGTGGTGCTGGCACTGAAGCTGGCGGAATTGGAATTGGTCGGAGAACTCTGTGGTCATCCGCCTCTGCTGCTGCTGGATGACGTGCTGGCGGAACTCGATCCAAGCCGCCAGCTCACTCTGCTGGAAGCCGTGGGTGATTCCCATCAATGCCTAGTGAGCGCAACGCACCTGGATGCCTTTGAAGGCCAATGGCGGCAGCATTCGCAGATTCTCAACGCCGATCACTTGAGAAACGGGATGAGAAAAAGCTAG
- a CDS encoding anthranilate synthase component I family protein — MLSPDRKAFLEAAQSGATMIPVASSWPADLETPLTTWLKVGDQRPPGVLLESVEGGETLGRWSVVACDPLWTLSAGRDGLERTWRDSESESFNGNPFDCLRSCLEPYKPATLPGLPPLGQLYGIWGYELIRWIEPSVPVHPAIAEGPPDGLWMLMDSILIFDQVKRLITAVAYGDLSGQRNAATSPEEAWEDAMARINTLRERMAAPLPPVRPLNWRPDRGATPETRSNRTREDFHQAVDQARDHIAAGDAFQLVVSQRLSADVNHPPLDLYRSLRMINPSPYMAFFDFGDWQLIGSSPEVMVKAEPDQGGIRTVLRPIAGTRPRGRNPVEDRNFEADLLADPKERAEHVMLVDLGRNDLGRVCTPGSVSVRELMVIERYSHVMHIVSEVEGRLAPGKDIWDLLMASFPAGTVSGAPKIRAMQLIHDLEPEARGPYSGVYGSVDLAGALNTAITIRTMVVKPRPDGGWTLQVQAGAGIVADSQPEAEFQETLNKARGMLTALACLEDVGA, encoded by the coding sequence ATGCTCAGTCCCGACCGCAAAGCCTTTCTGGAAGCCGCTCAATCAGGCGCAACCATGATTCCTGTGGCCAGCAGTTGGCCTGCGGATCTGGAAACACCACTGACGACCTGGCTGAAGGTCGGTGATCAACGACCACCCGGTGTTCTGCTCGAATCTGTTGAAGGCGGGGAGACACTTGGCCGCTGGAGCGTGGTCGCCTGCGACCCTCTCTGGACGTTGTCAGCAGGTCGCGATGGGCTAGAGCGCACCTGGCGAGACAGTGAGAGCGAGTCCTTCAACGGCAACCCCTTCGATTGCCTGAGAAGCTGTCTTGAGCCTTACAAGCCTGCGACTCTTCCTGGTCTTCCTCCTCTGGGGCAGCTTTATGGAATCTGGGGATACGAGCTGATCCGCTGGATCGAGCCCAGCGTCCCTGTTCACCCCGCGATCGCCGAGGGTCCACCCGATGGATTGTGGATGTTGATGGACAGCATTCTGATCTTCGACCAGGTGAAACGCCTGATCACCGCAGTTGCCTACGGAGATCTGAGCGGACAGCGCAATGCAGCCACAAGCCCTGAAGAAGCCTGGGAAGACGCGATGGCGCGCATCAACACACTGCGCGAACGCATGGCAGCCCCCTTGCCGCCCGTGCGACCTCTCAACTGGAGGCCAGACAGAGGCGCCACTCCAGAGACTCGCAGCAATCGCACCCGGGAGGATTTCCATCAGGCGGTGGATCAGGCACGTGACCACATCGCTGCCGGTGATGCCTTCCAGCTGGTGGTAAGTCAGCGGCTGAGCGCTGATGTCAACCACCCACCGCTGGATCTGTATCGCAGCCTGCGGATGATCAACCCCTCTCCGTACATGGCATTTTTCGACTTCGGAGACTGGCAGCTAATCGGCTCCAGTCCAGAGGTAATGGTGAAAGCGGAACCGGATCAGGGGGGGATCCGCACGGTTCTGCGGCCGATTGCCGGCACAAGGCCCCGAGGCAGAAATCCTGTTGAAGACAGGAACTTTGAAGCCGACCTGCTCGCCGATCCCAAAGAGCGCGCCGAACACGTGATGCTGGTCGACCTCGGTCGCAATGACCTCGGCCGGGTATGCACTCCTGGTTCAGTCTCTGTACGCGAGCTGATGGTGATCGAGCGTTATTCCCACGTGATGCACATCGTGAGCGAAGTGGAGGGCCGTCTTGCCCCTGGCAAGGACATCTGGGATCTGTTGATGGCCTCCTTCCCGGCAGGGACTGTGAGCGGAGCTCCCAAAATCAGGGCAATGCAGCTCATCCACGACCTGGAACCAGAAGCCCGTGGCCCCTACTCCGGGGTCTACGGCTCGGTGGACCTGGCCGGCGCACTTAATACGGCCATCACCATCCGCACCATGGTGGTGAAACCCCGACCCGATGGCGGCTGGACCCTGCAGGTGCAGGCCGGCGCGGGGATCGTGGCCGACTCCCAGCCAGAGGCAGAGTTCCAGGAAACACTCAACAAAGCGCGCGGAATGCTCACAGCGCTGGCCTGTCTCGAGGACGTCGGGGCATGA
- a CDS encoding N-acetyltransferase, with translation MALLPFRQQAAVPRLPERYSASMEFVPDGASINALLEDCGDQPHPVERWPLALQRSIWHLSILDSEEQRLVGFVRATTDQALNANLWNLAAASGPDQSRLLAVLVQRSLACLRRDLPGCSISIAAPAQAMDALKSRGFILDPGGIRAMGLRLR, from the coding sequence GTGGCACTGCTTCCCTTTCGCCAACAGGCCGCCGTTCCACGGCTGCCGGAGCGCTACAGCGCGAGCATGGAGTTCGTTCCTGATGGAGCCAGCATCAATGCCCTGCTGGAAGACTGCGGCGATCAACCCCACCCTGTGGAACGGTGGCCGCTCGCACTGCAACGCAGCATCTGGCACCTGAGCATCCTCGATAGTGAGGAGCAACGGCTTGTGGGCTTCGTCAGAGCCACCACTGATCAGGCGCTCAATGCCAATCTCTGGAATCTGGCGGCCGCTTCAGGACCTGATCAATCCAGATTGCTGGCGGTGCTGGTTCAGCGTTCACTTGCCTGTCTACGCAGAGACCTTCCTGGATGCAGCATTTCGATTGCGGCACCTGCCCAGGCCATGGATGCTCTCAAATCACGCGGATTCATTCTTGATCCAGGCGGGATCAGAGCGATGGGTCTGCGGCTTCGATGA
- the gshA gene encoding glutamate--cysteine ligase: MTLNRLLKGFEVELFTGRADGRNVGIAARAMRELKGFVTEPDHRNLEYVTDPLADYDGISEALLSPRRQLRRWLMAQGLTLLPGSTLSLGDTDRFERSDPENPYHSLIEATYGTAVVTASIHINLGIANPAELFAALRLVRCEAALLLSLSASSPFLNGRITGAHSQRWLQFPLTPARVPLFLDHQHFISWTNQQIQDGSMHNVRHLWTSVRPNGPDRPHRLNRLELRICDLITDPEVLIAVTALLELRVQQVLREPKKYDPLQSSALNLQQLEELSMSNDRAAARSSLEATLHNWLDGRERSCRDWLEQLIDCVTPLAQELGLKQQLDPLAAVLEDGNQAMRWLQDIDAGESVEAVLRKSITSMQEEEMRGVCTPAERTLG; this comes from the coding sequence ATGACCCTTAACAGGTTGCTTAAAGGCTTTGAAGTCGAACTGTTCACCGGCCGTGCCGATGGCCGCAATGTCGGCATCGCAGCCCGTGCCATGCGGGAACTCAAGGGCTTCGTCACGGAACCGGATCACCGCAATCTCGAATATGTGACCGATCCGCTTGCAGATTACGACGGGATTTCAGAAGCCTTGCTGTCCCCTCGTCGCCAGCTCCGTCGCTGGCTGATGGCGCAGGGTCTCACCCTGCTTCCAGGCAGCACCCTCAGCCTCGGCGACACCGACCGTTTTGAGCGCTCAGACCCTGAGAACCCTTATCACTCTCTGATCGAAGCCACTTACGGCACGGCAGTAGTGACAGCAAGCATCCACATCAATCTGGGGATCGCCAATCCAGCCGAACTGTTCGCTGCTTTACGTCTTGTGCGCTGCGAAGCAGCTCTGTTGCTGTCTCTGAGTGCCAGCTCACCCTTCCTGAACGGCCGCATCACCGGAGCGCATTCCCAACGCTGGCTCCAGTTCCCGCTCACGCCGGCCCGCGTTCCTCTCTTCCTAGACCACCAACACTTCATCTCCTGGACCAATCAACAGATCCAGGACGGTTCCATGCACAACGTCCGTCACCTCTGGACTTCCGTGCGACCGAACGGACCGGACCGTCCCCACCGACTCAATCGTCTCGAGCTGCGCATCTGCGATTTGATCACCGACCCCGAGGTCCTGATTGCGGTGACCGCTCTTCTAGAACTGCGGGTGCAGCAGGTCCTAAGAGAGCCCAAGAAGTATGACCCACTACAGAGCAGCGCACTCAATCTTCAGCAACTGGAAGAACTCAGCATGAGCAACGATCGGGCCGCGGCCCGATCCAGCCTTGAGGCCACGCTGCACAACTGGCTCGACGGACGCGAACGCTCCTGCAGAGACTGGCTTGAACAGCTGATTGACTGCGTAACACCGCTGGCTCAAGAGCTTGGACTTAAGCAGCAACTCGATCCACTGGCAGCCGTCTTGGAAGATGGCAATCAGGCCATGCGATGGCTGCAGGACATTGACGCTGGCGAAAGCGTCGAAGCGGTGCTTCGCAAGAGCATTACATCCATGCAAGAGGAAGAGATGCGTGGGGTTTGCACGCCGGCCGAACGCACTTTGGGATGA
- the speD gene encoding adenosylmethionine decarboxylase yields MEQTLSCLHPNPGWDDALTISPPSPSQTSATDMVGKHCILELYGCDQRKLNDEAFLRATITMAAKRAGATLLNLTTHRFEPQGVTGLALLAESHISIHTWPENGYAAVDVFTCGDHTMPESACEHLRQQLGAASHAMRSFLRETPSAVAEAERTPCGHAG; encoded by the coding sequence ATGGAGCAGACCCTGTCCTGCCTGCATCCCAACCCGGGATGGGACGACGCTTTGACCATTTCACCCCCAAGCCCCAGTCAGACGAGTGCGACTGACATGGTGGGAAAACATTGCATCCTTGAGCTCTACGGCTGCGATCAGCGCAAGCTCAACGACGAAGCCTTTCTGAGGGCCACCATCACGATGGCAGCGAAACGTGCTGGTGCCACCCTTCTCAACCTCACCACCCACCGATTCGAACCTCAGGGTGTGACCGGACTCGCCCTTCTTGCTGAGTCCCATATCTCCATTCACACCTGGCCTGAAAACGGATATGCAGCAGTGGATGTGTTCACCTGCGGAGACCACACCATGCCCGAATCAGCCTGTGAACACCTCAGGCAACAGCTGGGGGCAGCCAGCCATGCCATGCGCAGCTTTCTGCGTGAAACACCCTCGGCCGTGGCTGAAGCAGAACGAACACCATGTGGCCATGCCGGCTAA
- a CDS encoding sensor histidine kinase KdpD has protein sequence MATGVPPGQASDANARRLWWGGLEVLQDLLDIQDNSAAGIWLAAPLPALYAPDLLQRFQGWVWAPEALDVLSAAERSTLLPPDRANARKTPSQASTSNEHFQRLPLRESDSHDPLLIVITSQLQVALALHGEEGRRQLLMRSEPDILGQALTLVEQRLRLDAPEQADELQQAVRQLGPLQSSSDLATRFWPSLAERLAGMAPTVMLQTAKGPKSPPAPPQSDHDHGDEDGELSLLEAITHEVRTPLATIRTLIRSLLRRRDLPEQVLGRLQQIDTECSEQIDRFGLIFQAAELQRQPHSSSALARTDLGAMLNLLAPGWEQQLQRRGLHLELNLESGLPPVLSDPGRLEPMLGGLIDRCSRSLPAGSSLELTLQPAGARLKLQILTRTPDQLSTTAAGADDLTQERLGPVLSWNTSTGGLQLSQTATRRLLERLGGRLTQRRDRGLTVFFPIADHC, from the coding sequence ATGGCGACGGGAGTTCCCCCCGGCCAGGCCAGCGATGCCAATGCCAGGCGACTGTGGTGGGGGGGATTGGAAGTGCTGCAAGATCTGCTGGACATCCAAGACAACTCCGCCGCAGGCATTTGGCTAGCTGCCCCCCTTCCGGCTCTCTATGCCCCTGATCTGCTCCAGCGCTTTCAGGGCTGGGTCTGGGCACCTGAGGCTCTTGATGTGCTGAGTGCCGCAGAGCGGTCAACCCTCCTGCCGCCGGATCGCGCGAATGCGAGAAAAACCCCTTCCCAGGCGAGCACTTCCAACGAGCACTTCCAACGCTTACCCCTGAGAGAGTCCGACAGTCACGATCCACTGCTAATCGTGATCACGAGCCAGCTCCAGGTAGCCCTGGCCCTGCATGGCGAAGAGGGACGGCGGCAGCTGCTGATGCGCAGCGAACCCGACATTCTTGGCCAGGCTCTGACACTGGTTGAACAGCGTCTGCGCCTGGATGCGCCTGAGCAGGCGGATGAACTGCAACAGGCGGTTCGACAACTCGGCCCTTTGCAGAGCAGCAGCGATCTGGCCACACGCTTCTGGCCCAGCCTGGCGGAACGGCTGGCAGGAATGGCGCCCACGGTCATGTTGCAGACAGCGAAGGGACCCAAATCTCCACCAGCTCCTCCACAGTCTGACCATGATCACGGGGATGAGGATGGGGAACTGTCGCTTCTGGAGGCCATCACGCATGAAGTGCGCACACCCTTGGCCACCATCCGCACCTTGATCCGCTCCCTGCTGCGTCGGCGTGACCTTCCTGAGCAGGTGCTTGGTCGTCTGCAGCAGATCGATACCGAATGCAGCGAACAGATCGATCGGTTCGGGCTAATTTTCCAGGCGGCCGAACTGCAGCGGCAGCCTCATAGCTCATCCGCGTTGGCTCGAACCGACCTAGGAGCGATGCTGAATCTTCTGGCACCGGGATGGGAACAACAACTGCAACGGCGTGGATTGCATCTCGAGCTGAACCTGGAGAGTGGACTTCCCCCTGTCCTGAGCGATCCAGGTCGACTGGAGCCGATGCTTGGCGGACTGATTGACCGCTGCAGCCGCAGCCTTCCGGCAGGAAGCAGCCTTGAGTTGACCCTTCAGCCTGCCGGTGCCCGCCTGAAACTGCAGATTCTCACCAGAACACCTGATCAGCTCTCCACCACAGCAGCAGGCGCCGACGACTTGACCCAGGAACGCCTTGGGCCCGTACTCAGCTGGAACACCAGCACCGGTGGACTGCAGCTGAGCCAGACGGCAACCCGTCGATTGCTTGAACGGCTTGGCGGGCGCCTCACCCAGCGCCGGGACCGTGGGCTAACAGTGTTCTTCCCGATCGCCGATCATTGTTGA